In Ctenopharyngodon idella isolate HZGC_01 chromosome 20, HZGC01, whole genome shotgun sequence, the following proteins share a genomic window:
- the mia3 gene encoding transport and Golgi organization protein 1 homolog isoform X24 yields MAARNAYFYYVFTLVLYACFHRSSADRRFSDLKRCADDECSMLLGRGKAAKDFTGPDCRFLSFKKGETIYVYYKLSGQRSDLWAGSVGNHFGYFPKDYLNINHVYTEKELEVPTEETDFVCFETGLDKFESYDIDVLLGSTLLIESENSTEESKEPAQNEDESQLPSETEAESAELLESETVDSESTSLLESESVDSESTLLLESETVDSESTSLLESESVDSESTSLLESESVDSESASLLEAESVGSKSTSPVESESVDSESALPVESELVDSESTSLFEAESVGSKSTSPVESKSVDSESTLPVESESVDSESTLPVESKSVNSESTLPAESKSVSSESTLPVESKSVNSESTLPVESKSVDSESTLPVESKLVDSESPSPLESESVDSKSTSPLESESVDSESTLPIESKSVNSDSVKSPEIETLHSKSTEEDSDILISDIFQPKTDSLKPTLETKDAVKEEMEDISISQDADVILEDVETEPSDSDALDTDYSELLHNQSDSDFEPRERSQLPLETQTAGLDAVHEEPAKTELNDKDIPLQTPEKTLEDENSQSTLNDTEREGESQVTESLQVLTKESVADVEEQAAQSDADVKIPTLSHLPPDTKTASDAREVVPSEPPLNVDQMQVSENTEDDDPKKLDTKEMENLQKASMNKNENAHKNTADDGPQNALTNKIEKANESIDKPEKVNATKSGEFVLESQETAPILDETDEQIDKVKNELVNLLKNTLESEEQSLEDEDEEDVSEDIEELLEDENALHSTENTHEPKENPQPDGDELVVTQQSENITEQEENDEVHLPPEEPEYSDSVLRLTILRDHLKDEEMERMQKYFGLKNLFKIEAMFSDLDLEMKSARELKTDTEEIEQTLDQIMEASENSILDATEELFNERDRKAQEHGQEKEPEIYDVEATILDAFQEIVFSLRQKYSAASDSVPLVEDEQPASETDEKIDSEEVKGLDSNTEMIAPPETPEMHEEQNESELIQNSELNPNEDLSHSKDAGLEEDGGHFNRNKDAQIGFEDAEEIQKGPHAILEKPVDIGFHFEMDQSSGSLESPAVSDFHDTEANTDSSSSSTSDELWGLLLPVKEYLGVYGEILITALPEEWRPGPTFHGVPWEPVLVTVVVGTLTILMFFWRTVLAIKGRTYQLTEKQLRDKIQQLLSEKSDAVNKITELNDKIKEREERLKKSEKSLSSSQQEMKGLKNHQQKLQSQWEGMSGSISQLNQKIVDTQEENTNLNEKIAKMHQRIEKYQKTLKNYDEERAKVHVLMDEAKLREDALKAQVMSFEKENGALKEQKKSLLRDAKDWQEKHKKLSEEIRVYHKSQKELEDSLLHKENEIDVLSSCIAELNRLGAGDSAELQKEDAKMSNGEDDEKKMDTTRVRIKQMMDVSRIKATLSIVEDERNRYMESLLAEQKSRQELEEQYQKVMHDQMNLNNEKTHLENQFKNLQQRLEITTELYQQKENALQQKLTQEELERREKETKLSEVDSKALRSEEELRALKQKIKDIEEEMQQNERSLKSEVAVQEKKAHENWLKARASERALVEERRELANLRQKLVEYRDKISDMEQSLFKLNSGPPDRHMPPQRRGDSYGPSPVSGGAPSPPLMIEGPGRPPSAPVGRRGEPFGPRPPSDPHGRFSDLGHPLPSRPEMFPPMTSSPCAHDGPMQTAPVTETAEASEQVSSEPVEPLSKSQSQGSFLPSPIRDSPVPPPKSYGPPIMPPNGPPPMMIRPPNGHPPMMPPEPRFRPPHMDSYGPPPPIGPFGPVPPPFARGPPLGPLPPPPLGQRDIPPEFFGPRGLPPRSFPPGPLPPPGAMIPPPYAARGFPGPPPLMAQSSRDGDGNVAPANVPPTDGSHQNAGGSTMAEP; encoded by the exons ATGGCTGCAcgaaatgcatatttttattatgtttttacgCTTGTTCTTTACGCGTGTTTTCATAGAAGCAGCGCGGACCGGCGCTTCTCCGACCTGAAGCGATGCGCCGATGATGAATGTAGCA TGCTTCTCGGCAGAGGGAAGGCCGCTAAGGATTTCACAGGGCCGGACTGTCGGTTTCTTTCTTTCAAGAAAGGAGAGAcgatatatgtatattataaacTCTCAGGGCAGAGGTCAGACTTGTGGGCTGGAAGT GTTGGAAACCACTTTGGTTATTTCCCAAAGGACTATCTTAATATAAATCATGTATATACTGAAAAAGAATTGGAGGTGCCTACAGAG GAAACAGATTTTGTTTGCTTTGAGACGGGCCTTGATAAATTTGAAAGCTATGATATAGATGTGCTGTTGGGCAGCACATTGTTGATAGAAAGCGAGAATTCAACAGAGGAATCAAAAGAACCAGCTCAGAATGAAGATGAATCTCAACTGCCTTCTGAAACGGAGGCAGAATCAGCGGAGCTTCTTGAATCAGAGACAGTCGATTCAGAATCAACATCGCTTCTTGAATCAGAGTCAGTCGATTCAGAATCAACATTGCTTCTTGAATCAGAGACAGTCGATTCAGAATCAACATCGCTTCTTGAATCAGAGTCAGTCGATTCAGAATCAACATCGCTTCTTGAATCAGAGTCAGTCGATTCAGAATCAGCATCACTTCTTGAAGCAGAATCAGTAGGTTCGAAATCAACATCGCCTGTTGAATCAGAGTCAGTTGATTCAGAATCAGCATTGCCTGTTGAATCGGAGTTAGTCGATTCAGAATCAACATCACTTTTTGAAGCAGAATCAGTAGGTTCAAAATCAACATCGCCTGTTGAATCAAAGTCAGTAGATTCAGAATCAACATTGCCTGTTGAATCAGAGTCAGTAGATTCAGAATCAACATTGCCTGTTGAATCAAAGTCAGTCAATTCAGAATCAACATTGCCTGCTGAATCAAAGTCAGTCAGTTCAGAATCAACATTGCCTGTTGAATCAAAGTCAGTCA ATTCAGAATCAACATTGCCTGTTGAATCAAAGTCAGTAGATTCAGAATCAACATTGCCTGTTGAATCAAAGTTAGTAGATTCAGAATCACCATCACCTCTTGAATCAGAGTCAGTTGATTCAAAATCAACATCGCCTCTTGAATCAGAGTCAGTCGATTCAGAATCAACATTGCCTATTGAATCAAAGTCAGTCAATTCAGATTCTGTAAAATCTCCTGAAATAGAGACATTACATTCAAAATCTACTGAAGAGGACTCAGATATCTTGATATCAGATATCTTTCAGCCAAAGACTGACTCATTAAAACCAACATTGGAAACTAAAGATGCAGTAAAAGAAGAGATGGAAGATATTTCAATAAGCCAAGATGCCGATGTCATTTTAGAAGATGTAGAAACAGAGCCATCAGATTCTGATGCACTTGATACTGATTATTCTGAGCTTTTGCACAACCAAAGTGACTCTGATTTCGAGCCTCGGGAGCGCTCACAACTTCCCCTTGAAACACAAACAGCAGGTTTAGATGCAGTACATGAAGAACCTGCCAAAACAGAGCTAAACGATAAAGATATACCACTACAAACACCAGAGAAAACACTTGAGGATGAGAACAGCCAGTCGACTTTGAATGATACGGAGCGTGAAGGGGAATCGCAAGTGACCGAATCCCTTCAAGTACTCACCAAAGAATCAGTTGCTGATGTCGAAGAACAAGCTGCACAAAGTGATGCTGATGTCAAAATCCCAACACTTTCTCATCTGCCACCAGACACTAAAACTGCTTCAGATGCACGTGAAGTCGTCCCATCTGAACCGCCATTAAATGTAGACCAGATGCAAGTAAGTGAAAACACTGAAGATGACGATCCAAAGAAGTTAGACacaaaagaaatggaaaacCTTCAGAAGGCCAGCATGAACAAGAATGAAAACGCACACAAAAACACTGCAGACGACGGTCCTCAGAATGCACTTACAAACAAGATCGAAAAAGCGAATGAATCCATTGACAAACCGGAGAAGGTAAATGCAACCAAAAGTGGGGAATTTGTTTTAGAAAGCCAAGAAACTGCACCTATACTTGACGAAACAGACGAACAGATTGATAAAGTGAAGAACGAACTTGTGAATCTACTGAAAAACACACTGGAATCAGAAGAACAAAGTCTTGAAGATGAAGACGAAGAGGACGTGAGCGAAGACATCGAAGAGCTTTTGGAGGATGAGAACGCTCTTCATTCTACAGAAAACACACATGAGCCTAAAGAAAATCCTCAACCTGACGGCGATGAATTGGTTGTTACCCAACAAAGCGAAAACATCACAGAACAAGAGGAAAACGATGAGGTTCATCTTCCTCCCGAAGAGCCTGAATACAGCGACAGCGTACTGAGACTCACAATTTTACGAGATCACTTGAAGGACGAGGAAATGGAGCGCATGCAGAAGTATTTCGGACTGAAGAACCTGTTTAAGATCGAAGCCATGTTTTCTGACCTAGATCTGGAGATGAAGTCTGCGAGAGAGCTGAAGACGGATACGGAGGAAATCGAGCAGACCCTAGACCAGATCATGGAGGCCTCAGAGAACTCCATTCTTGATGCGACGGAAGAATTATTTAATGAAAGAGACCGGAAAGCTCAGGAACATGGACAGGAGAAGGAGCCAGAAATATATGATGTTGAGGCTACAATCTTAGACGCTTTTCAGGAGATTGTTTTCTCTTTACGACAGAAATATTCAGCCGCCAGTGACAGCGTCCCGTTGGTCGAGGATGAACAACCTGCATCTGAAACGG ATGAGAAAATTGACTCTGAAGAGGTGAAGGGTTTGGACAGTAACACCGAAATGATCGCTCCACCTGAAACTCCTGAAATGCATGAGGAGCAAAATGAATCTGAACTGATTCAGAATTCTGAATTAAATCCGAATGAAGATTTGTCCCACAGTAAAGACGCAGGTCTTGAGGAGGACGGAGGCCATTTCAACAGAAATAAAGATGCACAAATAGGGTTCGAGGACGCTGAGGAGATTCAAAAGGGGCCTCATGCTATTTTGGAGAAACCGGTGGACATCGGCTTTCACTTTGAAATGGATCAGTCTTCAg GTTCACTAGAGTCTCCAGCTGTCTCTGATTTCCATGACACTGAAGCAAACACTGATTCCTCCAGCTCCTCAACTTCAGATGAACTCTGGGGTTTACTGCTTCCCGTCAAAGAATATCTTGGGGTGTACGGAGAAATT CTGATCACTGCTCTTCCAGAGGAATGGCGACCGGGTCCCACTTTCCACGGAGTCCCCTGGGAGCCTGTGCTCGTCACAGTGGTTGTCGGGACCCTCACGATACTGATGTTCTTCTGGAGGACGGTGCTCGCT ATCAAAGGCAGAACCTATCAAT TAACAGAAAAGCAGCTCAGAGACAAGATCCAGCAGCTTCTCAGCGAGAAATCTGATGCTGTTAACAAGATCACAGAATTGAATGACAAG ATAAAAGAACGTGAAGAGCGGCTGAAAAAATCTGAGAAATCACTGAGTTCCAGCCAACAAGAAATGAAGGGGCTGAAG AATCATCAGCAGAAGCTCCAGAGTCAGTGGGAGGGGATGTCCGGGAGTATTTCACAGCTTAACCAAAAAATTGTGGACACACAGGAAGAAAATACAAATCTTAATGAGAAG ATTGCCAAAATGCACCAGAGAATCGAGAAATACCAGAAAACACTGAAGAACTACGACGAGGAGCGTGCAAAG GTTCATGTCCTCATGGATGAAGCTAAACTCAGAGAAGATGCTCTTAAGGCTCAGGTGATGTCCTTTGAGAAGGAAAACGGCGCTttaaaagagcagaagaaatCT CTCCTTCGTGATGCTAAAGACTGGCAGGAGAAGCACAAGAAACTGAGTGAGGAGATCAGAGTTTATCACAAATCCCAGAAAGAGCTGGAGGACTCGCTGCTGCACAAGGAAAATGAGATTGAT GTTTTGTCCAGCTGTATCGCAGAGCTCAACCGTCTGGGAGCCGGTGATTCTGCTGAACTCCAGAAAGAAGATGCTAAAATGTCTAATGGAGAAGATGATG AGAAGAAGATGGACACCACGAGAGTGCGGATCAAACAGATGATGGACGTCTCCAGG ATTAAAGCAACTCTCAGTATTGTTGAAGACGAGAGAAATCGCTACATGGAAAGTCTCCTCGCCGAACAGAAATCCAGACAGGAGCTGGAGG aGCAATATCAGAAGGTCATGCACGACCAGATGAATCTGAACAATGAGAAAACACATCTGGAGAACCAGTTCAAGAACCTGCAGCAAAGACTAGAAATCACCACTGAACTCTACCAGCAGAAAGAAAACGCCCTGCAACA GAAATTGACTCAGGAGGAGCTGGAGAGACGTGAGAAGGAGACGAAGCTGTCGGAGGTGGACAGTAAAGCTCTGCGGTCGGAAGAGGAGCTGAGAGCGCTTAAACAGAAGATCAAGGACATTGAGGAGGAGATGCAGCAGAACGAGCGCTCGCTGAAGTCTGAG GTGGCAGTCCAGGAAAAGAAAGCCCATGAGAACTGG TTGAAAGCGCGTGCTTCAGAACGAGCTCTGGTGGAGGAAAGAAGAGAGTTGGCCAACCTTCGTCAGAA GCTTGTGGAGTACAGAGATAAAATCTCAGACATGGAGCAAAGTCTGTTCAAACTCAACTCCGGACCCCCGGATCGCCACATGCCGCCACAGCGAAGAG GTGATTCGTACGGGCCGTCTCCTGTGAGTGGGGGGGCTCCCTCTCCTCCTCTAATGATAGAGGGTCCTGGACGCCCCCCCTCTGCACCTGTAGGGCGAAGGGGTGAACCGTTCG GTCCACGACCCCCGTCTGACCCTCACGGACGCTTCTCAGACCTTGGACACCCGCTGCCATCCCGACCAG AAATGTTTCCTCCGATGACATCATCTCCATGTGCACATGACGGACCAATG CAGACCGCTCCAGTCACAGAGACGGCCGAGGCCTCAGAGCAGGTCTCGTCTGAGCCTGTAGAGCCC CTCTCCAAGTCTCAGAGTCAGggatccttccttccttctccCATACGGGATTCTCCGGTTCCGCCTCCCAAGTCTTACGGACCCCCAATCATGCCGCCCAATGGGCCGCCGCCAATGATGATCCGACCGCCCAATGGCCACCCTCCCATGATGCCCCCTGAGCCTCGCTTTAGACCGCCACACATGGATTCTTACGGCCCTCCTCCTCCGATTGGCCCGTTTGGACCTGTACCGCCCCCTTTTG CACGAGGCCCACCGTTGGGACCACTGCCTCCACCACCACTCGGACAGCGCGACATCCCGCCTGAATTTTTCGGACCTCGCGGGCTTCCCCCTCGTTCCTTCCCTCCCGGGCCTCTGCCGCCCCCTGGAGCAATGATTCCACCTCCATACGCCGCACGCGGTTTCCCGGGACCCCCTCCGCTGATGGCTCAGAGCTCCAGAGACGGTGACGGGAACGTCGCACCAGCTAACGTCCCGCCAACGGACGGCTCCCATCAGAACGCGGGCGGCTCCACAATGGCTGAGCCTTGA